TAACACACCCCAATAACACCATCGATGGGATCAGTTTCATCATTGTGCTCCAGATAAGCATTGCGCCATGCGTACACAAGAGAGCATAGCGCGTGAATAGTCGTCTGACAGAAAAGAGAAAAACATCATGACCTCAACAGCACGTAAAATCGTTATTACAGGCGGCCCTGGCGGCGGCAAAAGTACCCTGCTGCATATCCTTGCCCGCGCAGGATGGAACACATCGCCTGAAACCGGCAGAGCAATCATTCAGGAACAGATGCGCACCGGTGGCGTTGCTCTCCCCTGGGAGGATAAAGCAGCGTTCGCGGCGCTGATGTTCAGCAGAGAAAAGCATGCGTGGCATGCGGCCGACGCGATCGATAACGTGGTTTTCTTCGACAGAGGCATTCCCGATATCGTGGGTTATCTGACACTGTGCGAATTGTCGGTGCCG
The genomic region above belongs to Cronobacter malonaticus LMG 23826 and contains:
- a CDS encoding AAA family ATPase; the protein is MTSTARKIVITGGPGGGKSTLLHILARAGWNTSPETGRAIIQEQMRTGGVALPWEDKAAFAALMFSREKHAWHAADAIDNVVFFDRGIPDIVGYLTLCELSVPEALHQAAMRLRYASTVFIAPPWEAIFTQDAERRQTFDEAVRTFEVMKRVYTRYGYQLAELPFTTPQARADWILAQTALIRPRQ